The Polaribacter sp. MED152 region TTTAAAAGAAGGATTCGTAAAAGTAAACGATGAATTTGAACTCATTGAGCGTTCTGAAAAGAGAGTCTCTGTTTACGACTTGTTTAAACTAGTGTTTGATAAAGATAAAAACCAAGAGTTGTTAAAGATTGCAGCAGAGAGCACCGCAATTCCTGCCAAGAAGAGAATGATGTTAAGTAAATTTCTTAAAGAATAAAAAAAGCTCAATAAAATCTAACGATTTTATTGAGCTTTTTAAAATAGTGTAAATAGAACCTTAATCGTTATTTACAGCTACTTTAGATTCTGGCTTCCATACATTCACAGAAGCAATTGCATTACTTTCGTAATTAATTTCTTTTAAAGAGTCTGCTGTCCAAACAAACCACTTACCTACTTTCTTACCATTGTCATAATAAGCTAGCTGAACTTTGTTACCTTCTTTATCAAAACGTACCCATTCACCAGTTAATTTTTTATCCTTAAAAAATCCTTGTGTTTTAATTGATCCATCTTCATGATAATAAGTTGCTTTAACTAAATCTCCTTCAGCCTTAAAAGTAGGTTTTTGTTCCTGTGCATATCCACTCATAGTAAGACTGAATATTACAATTGCTAAAAATTTTTTCATAATTCTATGTTTTAAGGTTTACATTTCCTTTACAAATATACAATTTAAATTACATAAACTAAACATTTTGGTAACATTAATTTAACATTGGAGTTAATTTTAACATATTATAAATCATAATTCACATAAAATCAGTAATTTAGATTGTTAACATTACTCAGTGTTTTGGTAACATTGAAATTAACTTTATACCTTTTTTATGAATATTTTACAAATTTTACTGATAGCTCAAGTAATCTTAATCCATATTTACATCGTTTTATTAGAAATGGTTTGGTGGACTAGCAAAAGAGGTATGAAAGCTTTTGGTCTTAAAGATCTACACTTTGCTAATGAAACCAAAGTGATGGCTGCCAATCAAGGTTTGTATAATGGTTTCTTAGCAGCTGGGTTGTTTTGGTCTGTTTTAATAACAAAAACAGACGTGGCCTTATTCTTTTTAGCCTGTGTAACTGTTGCTGGTATTTATGGTGCTTATTCTACCCAAAAAATTAAAATTCTTTACATACAAACCATACCAGCATTGTTAGCTGTTATTTCATTATTATTCTTATAGAATTTATCGCTTCGTTTTCTTAGATATCTTTATTTTAGCTATTTAAAAAGATATAAAAACAAAAATAATGGAAGAATACATTGAAAAGTTTCAAGACATATTCGTTGAATATGCACCAAAAGTACTTACAGCGTTAGTAATATTAATAGTAGGTTTATTTGCGATTAAGATTGTTGTTAGTTCTGCAAGAAAATTAATGGGTAAGGGTGGTGTGGATGTTACACTTCAAAAATTCTTAGGAAATTTAGCAGGTTGGGCATTAAAAATTTTACTATTTATTGTTGTTATCTCTAAATTAGGAGTAGAAACTACTTCATTTGCAGCTATAATTGCAGCTGCTGGTTTAGCTGTTGGTTTAGCCTTGCAAGGTTCTTTAGCTAATTTTGCTGGTGGAGTATTAATTATGATTTTTAAACCTTTTAAAATTGGAGATTTAGTAGAAACTCAAGGAGAAATTGGTGTAGTTAAAGAAATCGAAATCTTTACAACCAAGTTAAAAGGTCTTTCTAATAAAGAAATTATAATACCTAATGGAGCCTTGTCTAATGGTAATATCGTTAACTATACTACAGAAGGTACAAGACGTGTAGATTTAGTTATAGGCGTTTCTTATGATGCTGATATTAAAAAAACCAAAGAAGTTTTAATGAATGTTTTAACGTCTCATCCTAAAGTATTAAAAGAACCAGCACCAACTGTAAATGTTTCTGAATTAGCTGATAGTTCTGTAAACTTTGCTGTAAGACCTTGGTCTACTTCTGATGACTATTGGGATGTTTATTTTGATATTACAGAAAATGCAAAAATAGCATTAGACAACGCAGGAATAGAAATTCCTTATCCACATAGAGTAAACATTAATAAAACAGAAGATTAATAATTAAAAAGAAGGTTTCTTTTTCTTTTCAGGAATTACTACAAAATCTTTCAAGTAAAAAGGTTCAAAATAAGCGACATCTTCGATGTCGTTTTTTTTGTACTTCTCATATGATAAAACCGCCATTTCTTTTGACGAAGGAAAATAATCTGCCAAAAATACGGCATTCTTATGAGTGATTACTTCTTTGCATTTCAAAGCACCATCACCTAAAAAAGTTACTTTATTAGTTTCTAAATAAGATAAAAACGAATTTTCTGTGATAACTTCTGCCTTTATTGCTCTAACCTCATTGTAATTCGCATCAAATACAGAAGCATAAACCTCCATTCTTCTAGCATCAATCATGGGTACAATAAAACCTTCAGATACTTTAGTGGCATATGCTAGTGACTGTAAGGTATCAATTGAAATCAAAGGTTTGTCAAAAGCAAAACATAAGCCCTTGGCAGCAGACACTCCAATTCTTAAGCCTGTATAAGAACCAGGGCCTTTACTTACAGCAACAGCATCTATATCTTTAGAACTTAAATTGGCTTCTTTTAAAACATCAGCTATAAATGGGTGTAATACTTCAGCATGTGAATAATTGCCATTATTAAGTTCTTTAATAGCCAAAATAACACCTTTGTCTGCTATGCTTACAGAGCAGTTTTTTGTAGCTGTTTCTATATTTAAAATAATACTCAAATTCTTTTTTTTACAAAGATAGATATAAAAGAAAACCCCACTAAAAAAGTGAGGTTTATTGATGAAATATTTTTCTGATTACTCTAACACTAACTCACCCGCATAAAATTGCAATACTTTAGTTTTAAAAACATAATCATATTTAGAACGTATTAATGTAGTTTGCGCATTCACCAAACGATTTCTTACTTGATCGAAATCAAATTGAGTCATTGCCCCAAAATTATAACGTTCTTGCGCATTCTTAAACGATTCTTCTTGTGCTTCTAAAGAAATTTTAGCAGCCTCATAACTCTTTAATGCTGTTTTTACATCTAAGAAAGATTGTTCTATAGTTTGTTGTAAATTTAATTTTTCGCTCTCTAATCTTGTTTCAAAAATATCTTTATTTATCTCTGCTTGAGAAACTCTGTTTCTTGTTTGAAAACGATTAAAAATTGGTATACGTACGTTAAAGCCTAAACCATAACCAAGGTTGTCGTTAATTTGATCAAAGAAATCTGTGTTAGAAAAACCTGGAGGTAAATTTAAGTTATAACCGTAATTAGTAGAAACACCTGCAGATGCAGTGATTGATGGTAAAAAATCTGCTTTAGAAATTTCGATACCCAATGCTGCATTGTCTATGGCTAATTTTGCTCTTTCAATCTCTGGTAAATTATTTAAAGACTTTTCGTAAACATTACTTGAGTTTGTGTAAAACAAGTTTTCTGATGGCGTACCAACATCTACAGGTGCTACATCAAAGCCTTCTGCAGGTACTTGTAACAACTGAGCTAAGTTTAATAAAGCTAAATCTAATGCATTTTCGTTACTTATTACAGTTTGTAAATTAGACGCAGCTGTAGATTGGGTATTTAATAAATCTCCTTTAGGTATTACACCAGATTTGAACCTACTTTCTGCAGCTTCAATTTGCTTTTCACTGATTTCGTACTGAACTCTAGCAGCATTTAAATTTTCTTTTGCAAACAAGACATTTAAATATCCGTTAACTACAAATAAAGAAATATCATTTTCTATTTTCTTTAAATCTAATTTACTCGATTCTACACCTAATTGTGCCTGCTTATAAATATTGGTATTTCTAAAACCGTTAAAAACGGTTATACCTGAACTTAAATTGATAGATCCACCAAAGAA contains the following coding sequences:
- a CDS encoding toxin-antitoxin system YwqK family antitoxin, whose protein sequence is MKKFLAIVIFSLTMSGYAQEQKPTFKAEGDLVKATYYHEDGSIKTQGFFKDKKLTGEWVRFDKEGNKVQLAYYDNGKKVGKWFVWTADSLKEINYESNAIASVNVWKPESKVAVNND
- a CDS encoding DUF1304 domain-containing protein — translated: MNILQILLIAQVILIHIYIVLLEMVWWTSKRGMKAFGLKDLHFANETKVMAANQGLYNGFLAAGLFWSVLITKTDVALFFLACVTVAGIYGAYSTQKIKILYIQTIPALLAVISLLFL
- a CDS encoding mechanosensitive ion channel family protein yields the protein MEEYIEKFQDIFVEYAPKVLTALVILIVGLFAIKIVVSSARKLMGKGGVDVTLQKFLGNLAGWALKILLFIVVISKLGVETTSFAAIIAAAGLAVGLALQGSLANFAGGVLIMIFKPFKIGDLVETQGEIGVVKEIEIFTTKLKGLSNKEIIIPNGALSNGNIVNYTTEGTRRVDLVIGVSYDADIKKTKEVLMNVLTSHPKVLKEPAPTVNVSELADSSVNFAVRPWSTSDDYWDVYFDITENAKIALDNAGIEIPYPHRVNINKTED
- the tsaB gene encoding tRNA (adenosine(37)-N6)-threonylcarbamoyltransferase complex dimerization subunit type 1 TsaB; translation: MSIILNIETATKNCSVSIADKGVILAIKELNNGNYSHAEVLHPFIADVLKEANLSSKDIDAVAVSKGPGSYTGLRIGVSAAKGLCFAFDKPLISIDTLQSLAYATKVSEGFIVPMIDARRMEVYASVFDANYNEVRAIKAEVITENSFLSYLETNKVTFLGDGALKCKEVITHKNAVFLADYFPSSKEMAVLSYEKYKKNDIEDVAYFEPFYLKDFVVIPEKKKKPSF
- a CDS encoding TolC family protein; amino-acid sequence: MRNQLIVLVALFTSIATFSQKQWTLRECVDEALAKNISIQQNKLDLASSEIDVEIAKGNFLPNLSGNTGGNLNFGTGFDPVSQDRVNTSFFGGSINLSSGITVFNGFRNTNIYKQAQLGVESSKLDLKKIENDISLFVVNGYLNVLFAKENLNAARVQYEISEKQIEAAESRFKSGVIPKGDLLNTQSTAASNLQTVISNENALDLALLNLAQLLQVPAEGFDVAPVDVGTPSENLFYTNSSNVYEKSLNNLPEIERAKLAIDNAALGIEISKADFLPSITASAGVSTNYGYNLNLPPGFSNTDFFDQINDNLGYGLGFNVRIPIFNRFQTRNRVSQAEINKDIFETRLESEKLNLQQTIEQSFLDVKTALKSYEAAKISLEAQEESFKNAQERYNFGAMTQFDFDQVRNRLVNAQTTLIRSKYDYVFKTKVLQFYAGELVLE